In Entomomonas moraniae, one DNA window encodes the following:
- a CDS encoding nickel/cobalt efflux protein RcnA: MNEFSTLLQQGNAWFFIPSAILLGALHGLEPGHSKTMMAAFIIAIKGTVRQAAMLGLAATVSHTAVVWLIAVGGMYVSQKFTAESAEPWLQLISAVVILGTAFWMFWRTWRGERNWLQEMEEETSHHHSDEVKQINTDNGAVELFIFEEGQPPHWRLRTLDGHKWLAADVSLVIERADARIEVFQFTDRGNYLESTMPIPEPHCFDVRLSLGNNEQAKVYDLIFDEHEHSHDHSALEGLDIHSKEYQDAHELAHANDIKQRFTGQTVTNGQILLFGLTGGLIPCPASITILLICLQLKAITLGATLVLCFSIGLALTLVAVGVGAALSIRHIAKRWQGFNTIAKRAPYFSSVLIAAVGLYMGIHGWLGLVG, from the coding sequence ATGAACGAATTCTCAACGCTTCTTCAACAAGGCAATGCATGGTTCTTTATCCCTAGTGCTATTTTACTCGGTGCACTCCATGGTCTTGAACCAGGACATTCAAAAACGATGATGGCAGCTTTTATTATTGCCATTAAAGGGACTGTTCGCCAAGCGGCAATGCTTGGGTTAGCGGCTACGGTGTCACATACGGCAGTTGTCTGGTTGATTGCTGTGGGGGGTATGTATGTTAGCCAAAAATTTACGGCTGAATCGGCTGAACCGTGGTTGCAGTTAATATCGGCGGTGGTTATTTTGGGTACAGCTTTTTGGATGTTTTGGCGGACATGGAGAGGGGAGCGCAACTGGCTACAAGAAATGGAAGAAGAGACGTCTCATCATCACTCCGATGAAGTAAAGCAGATCAATACGGATAATGGTGCAGTAGAGTTGTTTATTTTCGAGGAGGGGCAACCACCCCATTGGCGATTGCGTACACTCGATGGGCATAAATGGTTAGCGGCTGATGTTTCATTGGTGATAGAAAGAGCCGATGCACGTATTGAGGTTTTTCAATTTACCGATCGGGGGAATTATTTGGAGTCAACAATGCCCATTCCCGAACCGCATTGTTTTGATGTTCGTCTTTCGCTGGGTAATAATGAGCAGGCGAAAGTATATGATTTAATCTTTGATGAGCATGAACACTCTCATGATCATTCAGCACTTGAGGGGTTAGATATTCATTCAAAAGAGTATCAAGACGCTCACGAGCTGGCGCATGCCAATGATATTAAGCAACGCTTTACAGGGCAAACGGTCACCAATGGGCAGATTTTACTTTTTGGGTTGACAGGCGGGCTTATTCCTTGTCCTGCATCGATTACCATTTTGTTGATATGCCTCCAGTTAAAGGCTATTACACTAGGGGCTACGTTGGTGTTGTGTTTTAGCATTGGGCTGGCGCTGACACTGGTAGCTGTGGGGGTTGGTGCTGCACTGAGTATTCGTCATATTGCAAAGCGTTGGCAAGGGTTTAATACCATTGCTAAACGAGCACCTTATTTTTCCAGTGTATTAATTGCGGCGGTGGGGCTTTATATGGGCATCCATGGCTGGCTTGGTCTTGTTGGTTGA
- a CDS encoding autotransporter outer membrane beta-barrel domain-containing protein, with the protein MRHSLNKLTISIVMISLSPLTFTNTSSAATNTVVYENQTVTSPIAEGGTATNNLEVKNTQVSVTGGQLSGISWPSAVSIGGNNGTLSLSGQDYGDLTLSVDDQSTVSVQTAGVATGLYIRSDSPNATVTVNNAGSLSINSTSTSTSGTNGILAENYGDLATGNGKVNINLQSGSNINVSTGSSSNGVVAAGREVSVTTDQNSQITLNNTTTSNNSMSGLNLNARQNAFLQNNGNITINAEQASGSKVGVNVNSSLKKATVINQGTINIIGSNGTAIKVNAGTEDVTSTGDITITGANANGIIVNATDTTATDDQKLSVSGNITLDSTGASAGTAVALNNQTQGKGIITYDDANGTISVTGNNATQGANGPNGFFQTNAVGGDVLIDINNISAININSSNGIAIGSSSSGGTGSTEINFKNGIIQTTGNNADGINALNTNNGGNITINQGGDISTSGGDTAQTEGIYANKNGATGNVYINTTGNIDIDAKQGIGILTNVTDGSSTITVDNADKHIAVTSASNTAAQQTIGILARAGNVGNSATVNITNADYINAVSQQGKAAAINTVATNGANSSITLDNINSVTAQSDTGSVQTIGSQVTGAGTSSIVVSDNVNVVKATGNGQAISATTQTGTNTITLGNTKIEGGTGANGGGVYMASTTGNQTLTSYADISADNDQAIFGTSNAATTIDNYNKITGYTNFTGTGAVTFSNNGAIVLQNLNGTNTKSSIDNNFGTNGTFNNKGTISFAETNNTGTITTATFNNVANFDNAGVINLTTNAQGAPSFVGNTLQVTNGGNGNFVSNGGSLIVNTQFNGSTGTSDRLIVDNATTGTGGATKVYVNPTANSVYGNLTGNGIEVVTVNGTSSSNAFALGRPVMNGAYQYGLYQGNAAGGAASQSWFLRNNNFNPVVGGYLANQTAATEMFSQQLRDRLLVMPVSQDTSQLNTLWMRTKMTHGSYRSLGDSINNKNRLYMVQMGSDIGVWKLNDGNLHVGLMAGYGDYKNTSTVEDTHSKADSKVKGYNAGVYATWFQNDDSNKGLYVDTWSQYGWYRNETSGKDVSGSKKYDSNTWSTSVETGYGLVLGTKDNLQWTATPQAQLTYNYYHADNLYDKANVLNVTNSKGSGLVTRVGLRIQAKDIQLQHPVEPFAEFNWINNSAKNDINFNGMKLSNGVPHNRYETKVGLVGSITPKFSVSAQVGGTWGDNKYKEYAGQLNLNYKF; encoded by the coding sequence ATGCGCCATAGTCTAAACAAATTAACAATATCTATTGTTATGATTTCTTTATCGCCCCTCACTTTCACTAACACCTCATCAGCGGCAACAAATACTGTCGTCTATGAAAATCAAACTGTAACCTCGCCTATAGCAGAAGGGGGTACTGCTACTAATAATCTAGAAGTCAAAAATACCCAAGTATCGGTAACAGGTGGTCAACTATCTGGCATATCATGGCCATCAGCCGTTAGTATCGGTGGTAACAATGGTACATTAAGTCTCTCGGGCCAAGATTATGGAGACTTAACTTTATCCGTTGATGACCAATCAACTGTTTCAGTACAAACAGCCGGTGTTGCCACTGGACTTTATATACGCTCAGATTCACCTAATGCAACTGTCACTGTAAATAATGCAGGTAGCCTCTCGATCAATTCCACTAGCACAAGCACCTCTGGGACAAACGGAATATTAGCAGAAAACTATGGAGACTTAGCTACTGGAAACGGTAAAGTAAATATCAACTTACAAAGTGGTAGCAACATAAACGTAAGCACAGGAAGTAGCTCAAATGGTGTCGTTGCTGCGGGCCGTGAAGTTAGTGTTACGACAGACCAAAATAGCCAAATCACATTAAATAACACCACTACATCGAATAACTCAATGTCAGGACTAAATTTAAATGCCCGACAAAATGCATTCTTACAAAACAATGGTAATATTACTATTAATGCAGAACAAGCATCAGGTTCGAAAGTAGGTGTGAATGTCAATAGCTCTCTCAAAAAAGCAACCGTTATCAATCAAGGGACAATAAATATAATAGGTAGCAATGGTACAGCAATAAAAGTAAACGCTGGCACAGAAGATGTAACATCCACAGGTGATATCACTATTACAGGTGCGAATGCTAACGGCATCATAGTCAATGCTACAGACACTACTGCAACCGATGATCAAAAATTAAGCGTTTCAGGCAATATTACCCTTGATAGTACAGGGGCTTCTGCTGGTACGGCTGTTGCACTAAACAACCAAACTCAAGGAAAAGGTATCATTACCTATGATGATGCCAACGGCACCATCTCTGTTACAGGCAACAACGCTACTCAAGGTGCTAATGGGCCAAATGGCTTTTTCCAAACAAACGCTGTAGGTGGTGATGTTCTCATAGATATTAACAACATTAGCGCCATCAATATCAACAGCAGCAATGGTATAGCGATAGGTAGCTCTAGCAGTGGTGGTACCGGAAGTACAGAAATCAACTTTAAAAATGGTATTATCCAAACCACAGGCAACAACGCTGATGGTATAAATGCACTCAATACCAATAATGGTGGTAATATCACTATAAATCAAGGTGGTGACATCTCTACATCAGGCGGTGACACAGCACAAACTGAAGGTATTTATGCCAATAAAAATGGCGCAACAGGTAATGTTTACATAAATACCACAGGCAATATTGATATTGATGCTAAACAAGGTATTGGTATACTAACAAATGTAACCGATGGAAGTAGCACCATTACCGTTGATAATGCAGATAAACACATTGCCGTAACATCAGCAAGCAATACAGCAGCCCAACAAACAATAGGGATTTTAGCTCGTGCAGGTAATGTAGGTAACAGCGCCACAGTAAATATAACCAATGCAGATTATATCAACGCAGTCAGCCAACAAGGTAAAGCGGCAGCTATAAATACTGTAGCAACGAATGGTGCTAATTCCAGTATTACGTTAGATAACATTAATTCTGTCACAGCGCAATCAGATACAGGCTCAGTGCAAACAATCGGTTCGCAAGTAACAGGAGCTGGGACATCATCGATTGTTGTTTCTGACAACGTCAATGTAGTAAAAGCCACTGGTAACGGGCAAGCAATCAGCGCAACCACCCAAACAGGTACCAATACCATTACCCTCGGCAATACAAAAATTGAAGGTGGGACTGGCGCAAATGGTGGTGGAGTCTATATGGCAAGCACCACAGGTAATCAAACACTTACCTCTTACGCTGACATCAGTGCTGATAACGACCAAGCTATTTTTGGAACAAGCAATGCGGCAACAACCATTGACAACTACAATAAAATAACAGGTTATACAAACTTCACCGGTACAGGTGCTGTTACGTTCAGCAACAATGGGGCTATTGTTCTACAAAACCTCAATGGAACAAACACTAAATCCTCTATTGATAATAATTTTGGTACCAATGGCACCTTTAATAACAAAGGAACCATTAGTTTTGCTGAAACAAACAATACAGGTACCATAACAACCGCCACGTTCAACAACGTAGCTAATTTTGATAACGCAGGCGTTATTAACCTAACGACCAATGCACAAGGTGCACCTTCATTTGTTGGTAACACACTTCAAGTAACCAATGGTGGCAATGGTAACTTTGTATCTAATGGTGGGAGTTTAATCGTTAATACCCAGTTCAACGGGTCTACAGGTACAAGCGATAGACTAATTGTAGATAACGCAACCACAGGTACAGGTGGCGCGACAAAGGTTTACGTGAACCCAACAGCCAACTCAGTCTATGGTAATTTAACAGGCAATGGTATTGAAGTCGTTACAGTTAACGGTACATCATCTAGCAATGCCTTTGCCCTAGGTAGACCAGTCATGAATGGGGCTTACCAATACGGCCTATACCAAGGAAATGCTGCGGGTGGAGCAGCCTCACAAAGTTGGTTCTTAAGAAACAACAACTTCAACCCTGTTGTTGGTGGCTACCTAGCTAACCAAACAGCAGCGACAGAAATGTTTAGCCAACAACTAAGAGACCGCTTATTGGTAATGCCTGTTAGCCAAGATACATCTCAACTCAACACCTTGTGGATGAGAACCAAGATGACTCATGGTAGCTACCGTAGCTTAGGTGATAGCATCAACAACAAAAACCGCTTATACATGGTTCAAATGGGTAGTGATATTGGTGTTTGGAAACTTAATGATGGTAACCTCCATGTTGGTTTAATGGCAGGATACGGTGATTATAAAAACACCAGCACAGTAGAAGACACTCATTCAAAAGCAGATTCAAAGGTTAAAGGTTACAATGCAGGCGTTTATGCCACATGGTTCCAAAACGATGATTCAAACAAAGGGCTTTATGTTGATACATGGAGCCAATACGGTTGGTATCGTAACGAAACCTCTGGTAAAGACGTATCTGGTAGCAAAAAATATGACAGCAATACATGGAGCACATCCGTTGAAACTGGCTATGGTTTAGTGTTAGGAACTAAAGACAACCTACAATGGACAGCAACACCACAAGCACAATTAACCTATAACTACTACCATGCAGATAACCTCTACGACAAAGCTAATGTTCTCAATGTAACAAACAGCAAAGGCAGTGGTTTAGTAACACGTGTAGGTCTTAGAATACAAGCCAAAGACATACAACTACAACACCCTGTTGAACCCTTTGCAGAATTTAACTGGATTAACAACAGTGCCAAAAATGATATTAACTTTAATGGCATGAAATTAAGTAATGGTGTACCTCATAACCGCTATGAAACCAAAGTTGGTTTAGTGGGCAGTATTACACCTAAATTCAGTGTTTCTGCACAAGTGGGTGGAACATGGGGCGACAACAAATATAAAGAATATGCAGGTCAATTAAACTTAAACTACAAGTTCTAA
- a CDS encoding SMP-30/gluconolactonase/LRE family protein has translation MFKQGLLALVVAGSLSSQAFAETHPTADFKVATKTSEALQQLIPAQAKLEILESNAKWSEGPLVLKDNSVIWSDIVNNRVLQWSEKEGTTTWLYPAQFHNGHAMDNKGHILAASHGKRAIERQETDGSWRVLVDLYEDKKLNSPNDLIVDKEGEIWFTDPTFGILKKEEGYGGNPVAGGEFSYRYNPETQKIVRLNTPEVKTPNGIALSPDQKTLYIADSQLGHNPNDNSLRHHLVAYDIDNNKNLSNGRDLANITTGVPDGIAVDEKGNIWVTGGEYIHIFAPDGKEIGSIKLPTTVANIIFNQLPNGKNVAYITGSNTLYRLEVAVQGIK, from the coding sequence ATGTTTAAACAAGGATTACTCGCTCTAGTAGTAGCTGGCAGCTTATCATCACAAGCATTCGCAGAAACTCATCCCACAGCTGATTTTAAAGTAGCAACTAAAACTTCAGAGGCACTGCAACAACTGATTCCAGCTCAAGCGAAATTAGAGATATTAGAGAGTAACGCAAAATGGAGTGAAGGCCCGCTCGTATTAAAAGATAACAGTGTTATCTGGAGCGATATTGTCAATAACCGTGTTTTACAATGGAGCGAAAAAGAAGGCACCACAACGTGGCTCTACCCTGCTCAATTCCACAACGGGCATGCGATGGATAACAAAGGACATATCCTTGCAGCATCCCACGGAAAAAGAGCTATTGAGAGACAAGAAACAGATGGTTCATGGCGTGTATTAGTTGACTTATATGAAGATAAAAAACTCAACAGTCCCAACGACCTAATTGTTGATAAAGAGGGCGAAATTTGGTTTACTGACCCAACCTTTGGCATACTTAAGAAAGAAGAAGGTTACGGTGGTAACCCAGTAGCCGGTGGTGAATTTAGTTATCGCTACAATCCTGAAACACAAAAAATTGTTCGCTTAAATACCCCAGAAGTAAAAACACCTAATGGCATAGCCTTAAGTCCAGACCAAAAAACACTCTATATAGCCGACTCACAACTTGGTCACAACCCTAACGACAATTCACTACGTCATCACCTTGTCGCTTACGATATAGACAATAACAAAAACCTTTCCAATGGTAGAGACTTGGCCAATATCACCACAGGTGTTCCTGATGGAATCGCAGTAGATGAGAAAGGTAATATCTGGGTAACGGGTGGAGAATATATTCATATTTTCGCGCCGGATGGTAAGGAAATAGGCAGCATAAAACTCCCCACAACCGTTGCTAATATCATTTTCAACCAGCTTCCCAATGGTAAAAACGTTGCTTATATCACAGGAAGCAATACACTTTATCGCTTAGAGGTAGCCGTACAAGGCATAAAATAA
- a CDS encoding DUF2157 domain-containing protein: MQVKRKDLEKAVEIDILSSSQAESLWSFLRAQNKDIPSFQMTHILYYFGGMIAIGAMSLFMTLGWERFGGFGLFVICVIYAILLIILTEVFLIRQLVIPAGIFATLVVVLVPLAVYGLQASLGYWDDHTSYRNYHRYIDWRWAIMELSTLAIGVFMVYRYRLPFLVMPVAVTLWYMSMDLAPLFVQLFGWVHAKDDFFGSYWELKQNISLWFGLWMIAVAFIVDIKNKTSKDFSFWLYFWGVLAFWGALSSMHSDSELSKFFYCCINVLMIFVGAMIGRKVFVVFGGLGVAFYLGRLSYVVFEDSILFPFALTFIGLLIVSMGIYWQRHEERIHHVLKQILPLQLRILLEKSSMN; the protein is encoded by the coding sequence ATGCAAGTAAAACGTAAAGATTTAGAAAAAGCGGTTGAAATAGATATTCTTTCCTCAAGTCAGGCAGAGTCTTTATGGTCTTTTTTAAGAGCTCAAAATAAGGATATTCCTAGTTTTCAGATGACGCATATTCTTTACTATTTTGGTGGTATGATTGCTATTGGTGCTATGTCTCTTTTCATGACATTAGGATGGGAACGCTTTGGTGGTTTTGGTTTGTTTGTTATCTGTGTGATATACGCCATTTTGTTAATTATCCTGACAGAGGTGTTTTTAATACGTCAGCTAGTCATTCCCGCAGGTATTTTTGCAACATTGGTTGTGGTGTTGGTGCCATTAGCTGTTTATGGTTTGCAAGCCAGTTTGGGTTATTGGGACGATCATACAAGTTATCGCAATTATCACCGCTATATTGATTGGCGTTGGGCGATTATGGAGTTGTCTACGTTAGCCATTGGTGTGTTTATGGTTTATCGCTATCGTTTGCCTTTTTTGGTTATGCCTGTTGCTGTTACTCTTTGGTATATGAGTATGGATTTAGCGCCATTATTTGTACAATTATTTGGTTGGGTGCATGCAAAGGATGATTTTTTTGGTAGTTATTGGGAGTTAAAACAAAATATCTCTCTATGGTTTGGTTTATGGATGATAGCCGTTGCTTTTATTGTCGATATTAAAAATAAGACATCTAAAGATTTTTCTTTTTGGTTGTATTTTTGGGGTGTTTTAGCATTTTGGGGGGCTTTGAGCTCAATGCATTCAGACAGTGAATTAAGTAAGTTCTTTTACTGTTGTATTAATGTCCTGATGATTTTTGTAGGGGCGATGATCGGTAGAAAAGTATTTGTTGTATTTGGTGGGTTAGGGGTCGCTTTTTATTTGGGGCGTTTGTCCTATGTTGTTTTTGAGGATAGTATCTTATTTCCCTTTGCATTGACGTTTATAGGTTTACTCATTGTCTCTATGGGTATTTATTGGCAACGCCATGAGGAGCGAATACATCATGTGCTGAAACAAATTTTACCTCTACAGTTAAGGATATTGCTGGAGAAGAGTAGTATGAATTAA
- a CDS encoding acyltransferase family protein: MRFRKDINGLRAFAVLAVVLYHFRITGFSGGFSGVDIFFVISGYLMTSIIFTRLAKEQFSLIDFYLHRARRIIPALAVLCVFFIIMGYFYLLTPDYRELMQLVRKVILFISNLAFYKETDYFGTIAQENWLLHTWSLSVEWQFYLLYPIIILVLIKLFRLPLTKKILAFIAVSSFITSVVYTPINPAAAFYLLPTRAWEMLAGGLVFLYPLNINEKYKKTLNWIGLSIIVGSIIFLTNKHWPGSLAIIPIIGSVLVLYSMQDNMILNNPLAQGIGKISYSVYLWHWPVAVLLYITGYLTNAIFVMIGILVSFLLGLVSYYFIEIRFKLKANKLFEVIKYLLIILFVLISAASMGSFVKHSKLARNNFLFSDTFRSIDDIVAHKNTEITKQCLLDKHYTSSFPECRKGNGPIKLIVLGDSHAGALFPAIYETNTKGSALYWASMACPIIKGVHFYQPRASCENFIKDKVSLLENKDNYQNTPVIFINYLTSYFKDKDQLFYITHPANDLDDFKKQYREAYIKTMCDIAKIRPVYVLKPIPTPEYNVPKKMTISLITSKNISLKSSIKKYQEESLFVIEVMEQAKRDCGIQLLDPVPYLCPNGKECLLTNDNKPLYFDDNHLSHYGIKFLEPLFKQILN; this comes from the coding sequence ATGCGATTTAGGAAAGATATTAATGGGCTTAGAGCATTTGCTGTACTAGCCGTAGTTTTATATCATTTTAGAATAACTGGTTTTTCTGGCGGTTTTTCTGGTGTAGATATCTTTTTTGTTATCTCTGGCTATTTAATGACCAGTATTATTTTTACTCGCTTAGCAAAAGAGCAATTTTCCTTAATTGACTTCTATTTACATAGAGCTAGAAGAATCATACCTGCACTCGCCGTACTTTGCGTATTTTTTATAATTATGGGTTACTTTTATTTGTTAACACCTGATTATAGAGAACTAATGCAACTCGTTAGAAAAGTTATCTTATTTATTTCCAACTTAGCTTTTTACAAAGAAACTGATTATTTTGGCACTATAGCGCAAGAAAACTGGCTACTACACACATGGTCACTATCCGTAGAATGGCAGTTTTATTTACTATATCCCATCATTATTTTAGTTTTAATAAAGCTCTTTCGACTACCCTTAACTAAAAAAATACTCGCTTTTATCGCTGTTAGCTCTTTTATTACATCTGTGGTTTACACACCCATCAACCCTGCGGCTGCTTTCTATCTATTACCAACTCGAGCTTGGGAAATGCTAGCAGGCGGATTAGTATTTTTATATCCATTAAATATAAACGAAAAATACAAAAAAACTCTCAATTGGATTGGTTTATCCATTATTGTTGGTTCTATTATTTTTCTAACCAATAAACATTGGCCAGGCTCTTTAGCAATCATTCCTATCATAGGTTCAGTGCTTGTACTTTACTCTATGCAAGATAATATGATCCTTAATAATCCGTTAGCTCAAGGCATAGGAAAAATTTCATACTCTGTCTATTTATGGCACTGGCCAGTTGCTGTGCTCTTATACATCACCGGTTATTTAACAAATGCAATTTTTGTAATGATAGGAATTTTAGTATCTTTCTTACTGGGTTTAGTTTCTTATTACTTTATTGAAATACGCTTTAAATTAAAAGCAAACAAACTGTTTGAAGTCATTAAATATTTACTTATTATCTTATTTGTACTGATATCAGCCGCTTCAATGGGATCATTTGTAAAACACAGCAAGCTAGCAAGAAATAACTTTTTATTCTCAGATACATTTAGATCAATCGATGACATTGTTGCACACAAAAATACCGAAATAACAAAACAATGTTTATTAGATAAACACTATACTTCCTCATTTCCAGAATGCCGAAAAGGAAATGGCCCCATAAAACTAATTGTTCTTGGTGATAGCCATGCTGGCGCCTTATTCCCTGCAATCTATGAAACCAATACAAAAGGGAGCGCATTATACTGGGCAAGCATGGCTTGTCCTATTATTAAGGGTGTGCATTTTTATCAACCAAGAGCGAGCTGTGAAAATTTCATTAAAGATAAAGTTTCTTTATTAGAAAATAAAGACAACTATCAAAATACACCGGTGATTTTTATTAATTATCTAACTTCTTATTTTAAAGATAAAGATCAATTATTTTATATTACCCATCCTGCAAATGACTTGGATGACTTCAAAAAGCAATATCGTGAGGCCTATATTAAAACAATGTGCGATATAGCAAAGATTAGACCTGTCTATGTTCTAAAGCCTATTCCAACGCCTGAGTACAATGTTCCTAAAAAAATGACTATTTCTTTAATCACATCTAAAAACATATCATTAAAATCTTCTATTAAAAAATATCAAGAAGAAAGCTTGTTTGTTATAGAAGTCATGGAACAGGCAAAACGTGATTGTGGCATTCAACTACTCGATCCTGTTCCTTATTTATGCCCTAATGGCAAAGAATGCCTCTTAACGAATGACAACAAACCTTTATATTTCGATGATAATCATTTAAGTCACTATGGAATAAAGTTTTTAGAACCACTCTTTAAACAAATACTTAATTAA